A stretch of DNA from Bacteroidales bacterium:
GTGATCTGGCTGGGATTCGAACCCAGGACCCCATCCTTAAAAGGGATGTGCTCTACCTGCTGAGCTACCAAATCAACATTTCAAAATTTCGAGGTGCAAATGTATGTACATTATTTTAAATAACAAAAACATTTTTACAAACATCTTAAATTTTTTAGAAATGAACAATACGAAAATTATTTGTAACGCTTATTTTCATTATAAAAGAACCCGTATTTATTTTTTTTTCATCTTTGCAAAAAAAATCTGAATGATGTTAAATGAAAAAGTTGTTATCATAACCGGTGCAAGTTCAGGAATTGGAAAAGCGCTGGCAATAGAATGCGCTTCAAAAGGGGCTAAGGTCGTTATTGCTGCCAGGAATATTGAAAAACTTTCGGAAACGGAAAAAATAATAAAACAAAAAAATGGCGAAGTTCTATCAGTTAAAGCTGATGTAAGCCATGAAGAAGATTGCAGGAATCTTATAAATGCTGCGGTTCAGAAGTATGGCGATATTCATGTCCTTATTAATAATGCAGGTATTTCTATGCGTGCAATTTTTGAAGAACTGGATTTAAAAGTTATTAAGCAGTTAATGGATATTAATTTCTGGGGAACCGTTTTTTGTACTAAATATGCATTACCTTATTTGTTAAAGAATAAAGGCAGTGTAACCGGTGTATCTTCAGTTGCAGGATATAAAGGACTTCCGGGGCGTACAGGCTATTCCGCGTCAAAATTTGCAATGCAGGGTTTCCTGGAAGTATTAAGAATTGAGACACTTAAAAAAGGATTGCATGTACTTATAGCATGTCCCGGATTCACTTCTTCAAATATTCGGAATACAGCACTTTCAAAGAATGGAAGTATGCAGGGCGAATCGCCATTGAATGAAGATAAATTAATGACTTCGGAAGAAGTAGCAAAGCGTATTGTAAAAGCAATTGAAAAACGGAAAGACAGAATTGTTATGACAACCCAGGGAAAACTGGTTGTTACACTTAATAAATTCTTTCCGAAATTAATTGATAAAATGGTTTATAACCATATGGCAAAGGAACCTGATTCTCCTTTTAAATAAAATTGTTCAGAAAAAAATAATGTTATTTATATTTCAAAAAAATATTGAAATGAAAGATAAATTGGAAATTAAATTAAAAGAAGGATTGAATGAGCTTAAATTCGGACTTGGTATGGATGAAGTTAGAAAGCTTTTAGGGAATCCTGATGAAATTGAAAATGTTAAAGAAATTGAAGGAAATACAGAAGTTTGGTATTATATAGAAGATGGGTTGACTGTTTTCTTTGGAGAAGAAGAAGGCTGGCGTTGCATTTGCCTGGAAACAGATAATGAGAATGCAGTTGTTCTGGGAAAAAAAATCTCCGAACTCAAGGAATCACAAATTGAAAAACTTTTTTCAAGTAATGGTTATAATGATTTTGAAGCCGAAACTGAAACCTGGGGCGAAAAGCGTATAGGCATTAGCGACGCTGTTATTGATTTTTATTTCGATGGTGAAGATATTGTAGCTGTAAATTGGGGTATGGATTATGATGACGAAGGTGAGCCTATCTGGCCATAATAATAAAGTGTTCTTTCATAAATCTTAAATCTTAAATTATTTG
This window harbors:
- a CDS encoding SDR family oxidoreductase, whose translation is MLNEKVVIITGASSGIGKALAIECASKGAKVVIAARNIEKLSETEKIIKQKNGEVLSVKADVSHEEDCRNLINAAVQKYGDIHVLINNAGISMRAIFEELDLKVIKQLMDINFWGTVFCTKYALPYLLKNKGSVTGVSSVAGYKGLPGRTGYSASKFAMQGFLEVLRIETLKKGLHVLIACPGFTSSNIRNTALSKNGSMQGESPLNEDKLMTSEEVAKRIVKAIEKRKDRIVMTTQGKLVVTLNKFFPKLIDKMVYNHMAKEPDSPFK